One segment of Carya illinoinensis cultivar Pawnee chromosome 1, C.illinoinensisPawnee_v1, whole genome shotgun sequence DNA contains the following:
- the LOC122287658 gene encoding uncharacterized protein LOC122287658 isoform X2, producing the protein MHVGELLHPQLQLAYSYSSSVNFLFQFASLTFQLSIIFPRKSRMGRNTSTPESLDNEGCLAGSGNDLGFHSIRDRFPLKRNPSHYRNRAKADSDHSPLHRGRSHHSRFNRKGLLWLKGKSAFYSVVILAVFLFAMASMMLQSSITSVFRQGGERGRSLREGLRFGSTLKFVPAMVSRRDGLDPLRSKPRIGLRAPRLALILGNMKKSPQSLMLITLVKNLQKLGYVLKIFALDDGKARSMWEQIGGRLSILVLKASLLILLKQKKPFRGLLSISILMQEPFCSVPLVWIIQEDTLANRLSAYEEMGWKYLVSHWKTAFSRASVVVFPEFTLPLLYTVLDAGNFFVIPGSPVDVWAAESYSNTHSKYQLRKNNGFSTYDMLVLVIGSSFFYNDLSWECAVAMHAIGPLLIKYAKRTDSGGTFKFVFLCGNSTDGYDDALQEVASRLGLLPGSVRHYSLNSDVNSVLLMADIVLYGSNQDGQNFPSLLIRAMTFRIPIIAPDFPIFKKYVVDGVHGLLFPKHNPDALMRAFSLLISSGKLSKFAQAVASSGRLLAKNMLASECITGYGRLLENVLNFPSDAMLPGPSQLQQGAWEWNLFREEIELKNGAKRNSDEHSTSMGMFSVVHALEEEFINFTKSSTYAENGTEILPQDIPTKLDWDVLREIEICEEIERVEMEALDERMERNLGDWDEIYRIARKSEKLRFEANERDEGELERMGQLVCIYEIYSGAGSWPFLHHGSLYRGLSLSSRARRLRSDDIDAVGRLPILNYSYYQDILCEAGGMFSIANRVDNIHGRPWIGFQSWRAAGRKASLSLKAEKVLEETIQENTKGDVIYFWARMDMDGVTGSNGALTFWSICDILNGGHCRSAFEDAFRRMYALPLYLEALPPMPEDGYHWSALHSWVMPTPSFLEFIMFSRMFVDSLNALHINSSKISMCLLGSSELEKRHCYCRVLELLVNVWAYHSGRKMVYIDPHVGSLEEQHPVEQRKGFMWAKYFNFTLLKSMDEELAEAADDEDHPHNMWLWPLTGEVHWQGIYEREREERYRLKMDKKRKTKEKLFERMKHGYKQKPLGK; encoded by the exons ATGCACGTTGGCGAACTCCTCCATCCTCAGTTGCAACTTGCCTACTCTTACAGTTCTTCTGTCAACTTTCTCTTCCAATTTGCGTCGCTAACCTTCCAACTTTCCATCATTTTCCCGAGAAAGTCCCGCATGGGCCGCAACACATCTACACCCGAGTCACTTGACAATGAAGGCTGTCTAGCCGGCTCCGGCAATGATCTGGGGTTCCACTCGATCCGCGACCGCTTTCCTCTCAAACGGAACCCTAGCCATTACCGCAACCGAGCCAAGGCTGACTCGGATCATTCGCCGCTTCACCGCGGCCGATCTCACCACAGCCGCTTTAACCGCAAGGGCTTGCTCTGGCTGAAGGGAAAGTCGGCGTTCTACTCCGTGGTGATCCTCGCGGTGTTCCTGTTCGCGATGGCGTCCATGATGTTGCAGAGCTCGATCACGTCGGTGTTCAGGCAGGGTGGCGAGAGAGGGAGGTCACTGAGGGAGGGATTGAGGTTTGGGAGTACGTTGAAGTTCGTGCCGGCTATGGTTTCTCGGAGAGATGGGCTCGATCCATTGCGATCGAAGCCGAGGATTGGGCTGAGGGCACCGAGACTCGCTCTT ATTCTTGGAAACATGAAGAAAAGTCCACAATCATTGATGTTGATTACGCTGGTGAAGAATTTACAGAAACTGGGATATGTGCTTAAG ATTTTTGCACTGGATGATGGAAAAGCACGTTCAATGTGGGAGCAAATAGGTGGCCGGCTTTCAATATTAG tTTTGAAGGCATCATTGTTGATTCTCTTGAAGCAAAAGAAGCCATTTCGGGGTTTGTTGAGCATCTCCAT CCTTATGCAGGAGCCTTTTTGTTCAGTACCACTTGTATGGATAATTCAAGAAGATACACTTGCAAATCGTCTTTCAGCATATGAGGAAATGGGCTGGAAGTATCTTGTTTCCCattggaaaactgcttttagtaGAGCTAGTGTCGTCGTGTTTCCAGAGTTCACTCTGCCG CTGTTATATACTGTTCTTGATGCTGGGAACTTCTTTGTGATTCCTGGATCACCAGTAGACGTCTGGGCTGCTGAAAGCTACAGCAATACCCACTCCAAGTACCAATTAAGGAAGAACAATGGATTTAGTACATATGACATGCTGGTCCTAGTTATTGGAAGCTCCTTCTTCTACAATGACCTATCATGGGAATGTGCTGTAGCAATGCATGCCATAGGACCGCTGCTAATAAAATATGCAAAGCGGACAGATTCAGGAGGCACCTTTAAATTTGTGTTTCTATGTGGTAATTCCACTGATGGATATGATGATGCTTTACAG GAAGTGGCTTCACGTCTAGGGCTTCTTCCTGGTTCTGTAAGGCACTATAGCTTGAATAGTGATGTGAACAGTGTGTTATTAATGGCTGATATTGTTCTCTATGGTTCCAACCAAGATGGACAAAATTTTCCTTCTTTGCTTATCCGAGCCATGACCTTTAGAATCCCCATTATCGCACCTGATTTTCCCATCTTCAAAAAATAT GTTGTTGATGGGGTTCATGGCTTATTGTTTCCAAAGCATAACCCTGATGCTTTGATGAGGGCTTTCTCCCTCCTGATTTCAAGTGGAAAACTCTCTAAGTTTGCTCAAGCAGTTGCTTCCTCTGGAAGACTGCTTGCTAAGAATATGCTGGCATCAGAATGCATAACTGGTTATGGGAGGTTACTGGAAAATGTACTCAATTTCCCATCAGATGCCATGCTGCCAGGTCCTTCTCAGCTTCAGCAGGGGGCATGGGAGTGGAATCTGTTCAGGGAGGAAATAGAACTCAAAAATGGGGCCAAGCGAAACAGTGACGAGCATTCTACTTCAATGGGGATGTTTAGTGTTGTTCATGCCCTTGAAGAAGAGTTCATCAATTTTACTAAGTCATCAACCTATGCTGAGAATGGAACTGAGATTCTGCCACAAGATATCCCCACTAAACTCGATTGGGATGTTTTGAGAGAAATAGAAATTTgtgaagaaattgagagggtAGAAATGGAGGCG CTCGACGAAAGAATGGAGAGAAACCTTGGTGATTGGGATGAGATTTATCGTATTGCTCGAAAATCTGAAAAACTCAGGTTTGAAGCAAATGAAAGGGATGAGGGAGAGCTTGAGAGGATGGGTCAGCTGGTGTGCATTTATGAGATTTACAGTGGAGCTGGGTCCTGGCCATTCTTGCACCATGGTTCTTTGTACCGTGGTTTAAGCCTT TCTTCAAGAGCACGGAGGTTGAGATCAGATGATATTGATGCAGTTGGGCGACTTCCCATTTTGAATTACTCGTACTATCAGGATATTCTCTGTGAGGCTGGGGGAATGTTCTCTATTGCAAATAGGGTGGATAACATTCACGGAAGACCTTGGATTGGATTCCAATCTTGGCGTGCTGCTGGTAGGAAG GCTTCACTGTCCTTAAAAGCTGAGAAGGTTTTGGAAGAAACAATACAAGAGAACACTAAAGGAGATGTAATATACTTTTGGGCGCGCATGGACATGGATGGAGTCACTGGAAGCAATGGTGCACTCACGTTTTGGTCCATTTGTGACATCTTAAATGGAGGACACTGCAG GTCTGCTTTTGAAGATGCATTCCGCCGGATGTACGCATTGCCACTGTATCTAGAAGCTCTTCCACCCATGCCAGAAGATGGTTACCACTGGTCTGCTTTGCATAGCTGGGTGATGCCAACCCCTTCCTTTCTGGAGTTCATAATGTTTTCACG GATGTTTGTTGATTCTCTTAATGCCTTGCACATCAATTCCAGTAAAATAAGTATGTGCTTACTGGGATCTTCAGAGCTTGAG AAAAGGCACTGTTACTGTCGTGTATTGGAACTCCTGGTCAATGTATGGGCTTATCAtagtggcaggaagatggtttACATAGACCCACACGTTGGTTCACTGGAAGAGCAGCACCCAGTTGAACAACGAAAGGGATTCATGTGGGCAAAATACTTTAATTTTACATTGTTGAAGAGTATGGATGAGGAATTAGCTGAGGCGGCAGACGATGAAGACCATCCACACAATATGTGGTTGTGGCCATTGACAGGGGAAGTGCATTGGCAAGGGATATATGAAAGGGAGAGGGAAGAAAGATATAGGCTGAAGATGGACAAGAAgcgaaaaacaaaagagaaactgTTCGAAAGGATGAAGCATGGTTACAAACAGAAGCCACTTGGAAAATAG
- the LOC122287658 gene encoding uncharacterized protein LOC122287658 isoform X1, translated as MHVGELLHPQLQLAYSYSSSVNFLFQFASLTFQLSIIFPRKSRMGRNTSTPESLDNEGCLAGSGNDLGFHSIRDRFPLKRNPSHYRNRAKADSDHSPLHRGRSHHSRFNRKGLLWLKGKSAFYSVVILAVFLFAMASMMLQSSITSVFRQGGERGRSLREGLRFGSTLKFVPAMVSRRDGLDPLRSKPRIGLRAPRLALILGNMKKSPQSLMLITLVKNLQKLGYVLKIFALDDGKARSMWEQIGGRLSILGPEQYGHIDWSIFEGIIVDSLEAKEAISGLMQEPFCSVPLVWIIQEDTLANRLSAYEEMGWKYLVSHWKTAFSRASVVVFPEFTLPLLYTVLDAGNFFVIPGSPVDVWAAESYSNTHSKYQLRKNNGFSTYDMLVLVIGSSFFYNDLSWECAVAMHAIGPLLIKYAKRTDSGGTFKFVFLCGNSTDGYDDALQEVASRLGLLPGSVRHYSLNSDVNSVLLMADIVLYGSNQDGQNFPSLLIRAMTFRIPIIAPDFPIFKKYVVDGVHGLLFPKHNPDALMRAFSLLISSGKLSKFAQAVASSGRLLAKNMLASECITGYGRLLENVLNFPSDAMLPGPSQLQQGAWEWNLFREEIELKNGAKRNSDEHSTSMGMFSVVHALEEEFINFTKSSTYAENGTEILPQDIPTKLDWDVLREIEICEEIERVEMEALDERMERNLGDWDEIYRIARKSEKLRFEANERDEGELERMGQLVCIYEIYSGAGSWPFLHHGSLYRGLSLSSRARRLRSDDIDAVGRLPILNYSYYQDILCEAGGMFSIANRVDNIHGRPWIGFQSWRAAGRKASLSLKAEKVLEETIQENTKGDVIYFWARMDMDGVTGSNGALTFWSICDILNGGHCRSAFEDAFRRMYALPLYLEALPPMPEDGYHWSALHSWVMPTPSFLEFIMFSRMFVDSLNALHINSSKISMCLLGSSELEKRHCYCRVLELLVNVWAYHSGRKMVYIDPHVGSLEEQHPVEQRKGFMWAKYFNFTLLKSMDEELAEAADDEDHPHNMWLWPLTGEVHWQGIYEREREERYRLKMDKKRKTKEKLFERMKHGYKQKPLGK; from the exons ATGCACGTTGGCGAACTCCTCCATCCTCAGTTGCAACTTGCCTACTCTTACAGTTCTTCTGTCAACTTTCTCTTCCAATTTGCGTCGCTAACCTTCCAACTTTCCATCATTTTCCCGAGAAAGTCCCGCATGGGCCGCAACACATCTACACCCGAGTCACTTGACAATGAAGGCTGTCTAGCCGGCTCCGGCAATGATCTGGGGTTCCACTCGATCCGCGACCGCTTTCCTCTCAAACGGAACCCTAGCCATTACCGCAACCGAGCCAAGGCTGACTCGGATCATTCGCCGCTTCACCGCGGCCGATCTCACCACAGCCGCTTTAACCGCAAGGGCTTGCTCTGGCTGAAGGGAAAGTCGGCGTTCTACTCCGTGGTGATCCTCGCGGTGTTCCTGTTCGCGATGGCGTCCATGATGTTGCAGAGCTCGATCACGTCGGTGTTCAGGCAGGGTGGCGAGAGAGGGAGGTCACTGAGGGAGGGATTGAGGTTTGGGAGTACGTTGAAGTTCGTGCCGGCTATGGTTTCTCGGAGAGATGGGCTCGATCCATTGCGATCGAAGCCGAGGATTGGGCTGAGGGCACCGAGACTCGCTCTT ATTCTTGGAAACATGAAGAAAAGTCCACAATCATTGATGTTGATTACGCTGGTGAAGAATTTACAGAAACTGGGATATGTGCTTAAG ATTTTTGCACTGGATGATGGAAAAGCACGTTCAATGTGGGAGCAAATAGGTGGCCGGCTTTCAATATTAGGTCCTGAGCAATATGGCCATATAGATTGGTCAAT tTTTGAAGGCATCATTGTTGATTCTCTTGAAGCAAAAGAAGCCATTTCGGG CCTTATGCAGGAGCCTTTTTGTTCAGTACCACTTGTATGGATAATTCAAGAAGATACACTTGCAAATCGTCTTTCAGCATATGAGGAAATGGGCTGGAAGTATCTTGTTTCCCattggaaaactgcttttagtaGAGCTAGTGTCGTCGTGTTTCCAGAGTTCACTCTGCCG CTGTTATATACTGTTCTTGATGCTGGGAACTTCTTTGTGATTCCTGGATCACCAGTAGACGTCTGGGCTGCTGAAAGCTACAGCAATACCCACTCCAAGTACCAATTAAGGAAGAACAATGGATTTAGTACATATGACATGCTGGTCCTAGTTATTGGAAGCTCCTTCTTCTACAATGACCTATCATGGGAATGTGCTGTAGCAATGCATGCCATAGGACCGCTGCTAATAAAATATGCAAAGCGGACAGATTCAGGAGGCACCTTTAAATTTGTGTTTCTATGTGGTAATTCCACTGATGGATATGATGATGCTTTACAG GAAGTGGCTTCACGTCTAGGGCTTCTTCCTGGTTCTGTAAGGCACTATAGCTTGAATAGTGATGTGAACAGTGTGTTATTAATGGCTGATATTGTTCTCTATGGTTCCAACCAAGATGGACAAAATTTTCCTTCTTTGCTTATCCGAGCCATGACCTTTAGAATCCCCATTATCGCACCTGATTTTCCCATCTTCAAAAAATAT GTTGTTGATGGGGTTCATGGCTTATTGTTTCCAAAGCATAACCCTGATGCTTTGATGAGGGCTTTCTCCCTCCTGATTTCAAGTGGAAAACTCTCTAAGTTTGCTCAAGCAGTTGCTTCCTCTGGAAGACTGCTTGCTAAGAATATGCTGGCATCAGAATGCATAACTGGTTATGGGAGGTTACTGGAAAATGTACTCAATTTCCCATCAGATGCCATGCTGCCAGGTCCTTCTCAGCTTCAGCAGGGGGCATGGGAGTGGAATCTGTTCAGGGAGGAAATAGAACTCAAAAATGGGGCCAAGCGAAACAGTGACGAGCATTCTACTTCAATGGGGATGTTTAGTGTTGTTCATGCCCTTGAAGAAGAGTTCATCAATTTTACTAAGTCATCAACCTATGCTGAGAATGGAACTGAGATTCTGCCACAAGATATCCCCACTAAACTCGATTGGGATGTTTTGAGAGAAATAGAAATTTgtgaagaaattgagagggtAGAAATGGAGGCG CTCGACGAAAGAATGGAGAGAAACCTTGGTGATTGGGATGAGATTTATCGTATTGCTCGAAAATCTGAAAAACTCAGGTTTGAAGCAAATGAAAGGGATGAGGGAGAGCTTGAGAGGATGGGTCAGCTGGTGTGCATTTATGAGATTTACAGTGGAGCTGGGTCCTGGCCATTCTTGCACCATGGTTCTTTGTACCGTGGTTTAAGCCTT TCTTCAAGAGCACGGAGGTTGAGATCAGATGATATTGATGCAGTTGGGCGACTTCCCATTTTGAATTACTCGTACTATCAGGATATTCTCTGTGAGGCTGGGGGAATGTTCTCTATTGCAAATAGGGTGGATAACATTCACGGAAGACCTTGGATTGGATTCCAATCTTGGCGTGCTGCTGGTAGGAAG GCTTCACTGTCCTTAAAAGCTGAGAAGGTTTTGGAAGAAACAATACAAGAGAACACTAAAGGAGATGTAATATACTTTTGGGCGCGCATGGACATGGATGGAGTCACTGGAAGCAATGGTGCACTCACGTTTTGGTCCATTTGTGACATCTTAAATGGAGGACACTGCAG GTCTGCTTTTGAAGATGCATTCCGCCGGATGTACGCATTGCCACTGTATCTAGAAGCTCTTCCACCCATGCCAGAAGATGGTTACCACTGGTCTGCTTTGCATAGCTGGGTGATGCCAACCCCTTCCTTTCTGGAGTTCATAATGTTTTCACG GATGTTTGTTGATTCTCTTAATGCCTTGCACATCAATTCCAGTAAAATAAGTATGTGCTTACTGGGATCTTCAGAGCTTGAG AAAAGGCACTGTTACTGTCGTGTATTGGAACTCCTGGTCAATGTATGGGCTTATCAtagtggcaggaagatggtttACATAGACCCACACGTTGGTTCACTGGAAGAGCAGCACCCAGTTGAACAACGAAAGGGATTCATGTGGGCAAAATACTTTAATTTTACATTGTTGAAGAGTATGGATGAGGAATTAGCTGAGGCGGCAGACGATGAAGACCATCCACACAATATGTGGTTGTGGCCATTGACAGGGGAAGTGCATTGGCAAGGGATATATGAAAGGGAGAGGGAAGAAAGATATAGGCTGAAGATGGACAAGAAgcgaaaaacaaaagagaaactgTTCGAAAGGATGAAGCATGGTTACAAACAGAAGCCACTTGGAAAATAG
- the LOC122287658 gene encoding uncharacterized protein LOC122287658 isoform X3 — MHVGELLHPQLQLAYSYSSSVNFLFQFASLTFQLSIIFPRKSRMGRNTSTPESLDNEGCLAGSGNDLGFHSIRDRFPLKRNPSHYRNRAKADSDHSPLHRGRSHHSRFNRKGLLWLKGKSAFYSVVILAVFLFAMASMMLQSSITSVFRQGGERGRSLREGLRFGSTLKFVPAMVSRRDGLDPLRSKPRIGLRAPRLALILGNMKKSPQSLMLITLVKNLQKLGYVLKIFALDDGKARSMWEQIGGRLSILGPEQYGHIDWSIFEGIIVDSLEAKEAISGLMQEPFCSVPLVWIIQEDTLANRLSAYEEMGWKYLVSHWKTAFSRASVVVFPEFTLPLLYTVLDAGNFFVIPGSPVDVWAAESYSNTHSKYQLRKNNGFSTYDMLVLVIGSSFFYNDLSWECAVAMHAIGPLLIKYAKRTDSGGTFKFVFLCGNSTDGYDDALQVVDGVHGLLFPKHNPDALMRAFSLLISSGKLSKFAQAVASSGRLLAKNMLASECITGYGRLLENVLNFPSDAMLPGPSQLQQGAWEWNLFREEIELKNGAKRNSDEHSTSMGMFSVVHALEEEFINFTKSSTYAENGTEILPQDIPTKLDWDVLREIEICEEIERVEMEALDERMERNLGDWDEIYRIARKSEKLRFEANERDEGELERMGQLVCIYEIYSGAGSWPFLHHGSLYRGLSLSSRARRLRSDDIDAVGRLPILNYSYYQDILCEAGGMFSIANRVDNIHGRPWIGFQSWRAAGRKASLSLKAEKVLEETIQENTKGDVIYFWARMDMDGVTGSNGALTFWSICDILNGGHCRSAFEDAFRRMYALPLYLEALPPMPEDGYHWSALHSWVMPTPSFLEFIMFSRMFVDSLNALHINSSKISMCLLGSSELEKRHCYCRVLELLVNVWAYHSGRKMVYIDPHVGSLEEQHPVEQRKGFMWAKYFNFTLLKSMDEELAEAADDEDHPHNMWLWPLTGEVHWQGIYEREREERYRLKMDKKRKTKEKLFERMKHGYKQKPLGK, encoded by the exons ATGCACGTTGGCGAACTCCTCCATCCTCAGTTGCAACTTGCCTACTCTTACAGTTCTTCTGTCAACTTTCTCTTCCAATTTGCGTCGCTAACCTTCCAACTTTCCATCATTTTCCCGAGAAAGTCCCGCATGGGCCGCAACACATCTACACCCGAGTCACTTGACAATGAAGGCTGTCTAGCCGGCTCCGGCAATGATCTGGGGTTCCACTCGATCCGCGACCGCTTTCCTCTCAAACGGAACCCTAGCCATTACCGCAACCGAGCCAAGGCTGACTCGGATCATTCGCCGCTTCACCGCGGCCGATCTCACCACAGCCGCTTTAACCGCAAGGGCTTGCTCTGGCTGAAGGGAAAGTCGGCGTTCTACTCCGTGGTGATCCTCGCGGTGTTCCTGTTCGCGATGGCGTCCATGATGTTGCAGAGCTCGATCACGTCGGTGTTCAGGCAGGGTGGCGAGAGAGGGAGGTCACTGAGGGAGGGATTGAGGTTTGGGAGTACGTTGAAGTTCGTGCCGGCTATGGTTTCTCGGAGAGATGGGCTCGATCCATTGCGATCGAAGCCGAGGATTGGGCTGAGGGCACCGAGACTCGCTCTT ATTCTTGGAAACATGAAGAAAAGTCCACAATCATTGATGTTGATTACGCTGGTGAAGAATTTACAGAAACTGGGATATGTGCTTAAG ATTTTTGCACTGGATGATGGAAAAGCACGTTCAATGTGGGAGCAAATAGGTGGCCGGCTTTCAATATTAGGTCCTGAGCAATATGGCCATATAGATTGGTCAAT tTTTGAAGGCATCATTGTTGATTCTCTTGAAGCAAAAGAAGCCATTTCGGG CCTTATGCAGGAGCCTTTTTGTTCAGTACCACTTGTATGGATAATTCAAGAAGATACACTTGCAAATCGTCTTTCAGCATATGAGGAAATGGGCTGGAAGTATCTTGTTTCCCattggaaaactgcttttagtaGAGCTAGTGTCGTCGTGTTTCCAGAGTTCACTCTGCCG CTGTTATATACTGTTCTTGATGCTGGGAACTTCTTTGTGATTCCTGGATCACCAGTAGACGTCTGGGCTGCTGAAAGCTACAGCAATACCCACTCCAAGTACCAATTAAGGAAGAACAATGGATTTAGTACATATGACATGCTGGTCCTAGTTATTGGAAGCTCCTTCTTCTACAATGACCTATCATGGGAATGTGCTGTAGCAATGCATGCCATAGGACCGCTGCTAATAAAATATGCAAAGCGGACAGATTCAGGAGGCACCTTTAAATTTGTGTTTCTATGTGGTAATTCCACTGATGGATATGATGATGCTTTACAG GTTGTTGATGGGGTTCATGGCTTATTGTTTCCAAAGCATAACCCTGATGCTTTGATGAGGGCTTTCTCCCTCCTGATTTCAAGTGGAAAACTCTCTAAGTTTGCTCAAGCAGTTGCTTCCTCTGGAAGACTGCTTGCTAAGAATATGCTGGCATCAGAATGCATAACTGGTTATGGGAGGTTACTGGAAAATGTACTCAATTTCCCATCAGATGCCATGCTGCCAGGTCCTTCTCAGCTTCAGCAGGGGGCATGGGAGTGGAATCTGTTCAGGGAGGAAATAGAACTCAAAAATGGGGCCAAGCGAAACAGTGACGAGCATTCTACTTCAATGGGGATGTTTAGTGTTGTTCATGCCCTTGAAGAAGAGTTCATCAATTTTACTAAGTCATCAACCTATGCTGAGAATGGAACTGAGATTCTGCCACAAGATATCCCCACTAAACTCGATTGGGATGTTTTGAGAGAAATAGAAATTTgtgaagaaattgagagggtAGAAATGGAGGCG CTCGACGAAAGAATGGAGAGAAACCTTGGTGATTGGGATGAGATTTATCGTATTGCTCGAAAATCTGAAAAACTCAGGTTTGAAGCAAATGAAAGGGATGAGGGAGAGCTTGAGAGGATGGGTCAGCTGGTGTGCATTTATGAGATTTACAGTGGAGCTGGGTCCTGGCCATTCTTGCACCATGGTTCTTTGTACCGTGGTTTAAGCCTT TCTTCAAGAGCACGGAGGTTGAGATCAGATGATATTGATGCAGTTGGGCGACTTCCCATTTTGAATTACTCGTACTATCAGGATATTCTCTGTGAGGCTGGGGGAATGTTCTCTATTGCAAATAGGGTGGATAACATTCACGGAAGACCTTGGATTGGATTCCAATCTTGGCGTGCTGCTGGTAGGAAG GCTTCACTGTCCTTAAAAGCTGAGAAGGTTTTGGAAGAAACAATACAAGAGAACACTAAAGGAGATGTAATATACTTTTGGGCGCGCATGGACATGGATGGAGTCACTGGAAGCAATGGTGCACTCACGTTTTGGTCCATTTGTGACATCTTAAATGGAGGACACTGCAG GTCTGCTTTTGAAGATGCATTCCGCCGGATGTACGCATTGCCACTGTATCTAGAAGCTCTTCCACCCATGCCAGAAGATGGTTACCACTGGTCTGCTTTGCATAGCTGGGTGATGCCAACCCCTTCCTTTCTGGAGTTCATAATGTTTTCACG GATGTTTGTTGATTCTCTTAATGCCTTGCACATCAATTCCAGTAAAATAAGTATGTGCTTACTGGGATCTTCAGAGCTTGAG AAAAGGCACTGTTACTGTCGTGTATTGGAACTCCTGGTCAATGTATGGGCTTATCAtagtggcaggaagatggtttACATAGACCCACACGTTGGTTCACTGGAAGAGCAGCACCCAGTTGAACAACGAAAGGGATTCATGTGGGCAAAATACTTTAATTTTACATTGTTGAAGAGTATGGATGAGGAATTAGCTGAGGCGGCAGACGATGAAGACCATCCACACAATATGTGGTTGTGGCCATTGACAGGGGAAGTGCATTGGCAAGGGATATATGAAAGGGAGAGGGAAGAAAGATATAGGCTGAAGATGGACAAGAAgcgaaaaacaaaagagaaactgTTCGAAAGGATGAAGCATGGTTACAAACAGAAGCCACTTGGAAAATAG